A genomic segment from Leptolyngbya boryana PCC 6306 encodes:
- a CDS encoding STAS domain-containing protein: MEQRVFSTPDGNTIVVFNPSGRLDITTAWQFRTKLQDCIAKQTNHIIVNLGQVNFIDSSGLTSLVAGMRDADKARGSFKLCNVHPEAKLVFEVTMMDSVFEIFESEEEALGTAPQKLAS; this comes from the coding sequence ATGGAGCAAAGAGTATTTAGTACCCCGGATGGCAATACGATCGTCGTATTTAATCCGAGCGGGCGCTTAGATATCACAACAGCGTGGCAGTTCCGCACCAAGCTACAGGACTGTATTGCGAAACAAACAAATCATATTATTGTCAACTTAGGTCAGGTAAATTTTATTGATAGTTCTGGGCTGACTTCGCTAGTAGCAGGGATGCGGGATGCAGATAAAGCACGCGGCAGCTTTAAGCTCTGCAATGTGCATCCAGAGGCAAAACTGGTCTTTGAAGTCACGATGATGGATTCAGTATTTGAGATTTTTGAGAGTGAAGAGGAAGCTCTGGGAACTGCGCCGCAAAAGTTGGCAAGTTAA